The DNA sequence AGGGACATCACATGGGCGGGTGCTGTAGAGGCGTATCTATTATTGAGCAGATTCCATGCTTGCTTGGTAGATGTGAGTCCGACGACATATGAAAGAGCAAAGTCACTTAATATAGCATTGATCTAGGATAACTacaattggttttttttttttttttcaaaccaagTTGGATATGTAAGATCATCAAGTGAAGGTGGAGGAAATAAACATCAACATGATGTATCAAGCGATGACCATGCAAAATAGGCGTGAACAAGAGTTTCCAAAGAAGATAGTTGGAGGCATTTGGTTTAATTGGGATGAGGCTGGAAATGTTTGAAATCACAATCGGTAGGGACTAAACCGGGGTATTGACAgttagagggggccatttgggcccgtgggcccggaaccggcccattgaccgggcccacggttccggaatcgtgggaaccggtggttccgggccggttcggaacagcgaaaaatttaaaaaaaaaaaaaaagggccccgggggcagagagccgttgggctctctgcctCCCGGGCCCGCCACtaccccccccccctccccggGACCGCCActaccccccctcccccccctccccgGGACCACCActacccccctcccccccctccctcccctcttctttgggccgttggcaacggcccaaagagccgttgctttataataaaaaaaaaaaattaaaaataattcttgcctataaatacatatgcttcccctttcatttttgtcacaaattctccgaacaatctctttgaaatcctctcaaatcgctcaaattctcccaattctctcaatcccgactcaattctctcaatcggatttccgatcaattctctcaaaaatggcaagtggaagcagaaatgccgacaagggcaagatgactatgggagattccgagtatcccattcctgaatatgatcctcgtgagtatgcaagttgggaagacaacgacgataatatcaactatgtcccgattccgaacgtcgagcacatcccaacacaagaaagtctccatcctcccaccggtgtcgaagaaacgtcaacggcaaatgagccggaacggaaggaccgagataatacatccgacttgtggctacacttcgataAGGTATGTGATGAAGtcaaaggtaagtataatgtaaaatgtaaatattgttcgcaaacatataaatttacgaaaggagacggctacggaacattccgtcggcatttgacgaaaaaacatccaacgcaagcggggatcgacaatacgcaacaacaaatttccgagtacgccacttctaatccttatcctttatttcgtttcactgaagcactttataaacaaacattaggtgaatatgttgtccttgatcatgctccgtttaatgctggtgaaaattttaatatgaaatatttgataaatactgcgttggttccgcaagcgccaactattccaaaaaatactcttaaacgcgaagtttttcatctttataaaaaaaaaaaaaatctttagcaaaatttttttatgaattcaatggacgtgtgcatataggtagcgatatttggagtgatccttggcaaattcattcttatatgggtgtcacgtgtcattggatagatgagaATTGGATGAtttaaaaaagacttattgcattccgagtttttgatgaaagccattcggctcataatatttatagaataattagacaagttttagaagaatataatttaataaataaagtattttcaattggttttgataatgccgccgcaaataccgcttctattcccgaattagaaaatatttgcaaacccacttttggcggacaattttttcacattagatgtgcttgtcatgttttaaatttatgtgtacaagatggtttacgaactcttgacatttttctcgccccaataaaaagtgcaattaaatttttatggagtcgtccccaatgtatgaaatcatggggaaaattttgtaaacaaaatgggaaaaggccaagaatattttcaaaagatatttcgactcgttggaattctacgtacgagttgcttcggcaaacttttgaatataaagatttattatgtatgtttatttcacaaaatattcccgaaattactttacttcctcaacatttggacgtttgcaagaaaattttagatattttgaaaatttttaatgatgctactaagactttatctggtatttattatcctacaacgcatttatttttaatagagtgtgttaatattggtagtgtttttattgaatatgaaaatgataccgaattaggtcgaactattttagtaatgcgagaaaaatggttgcattattatttgcaaattcctcttgtctatttagttggtattatttttgatccacgtattaaattagaaggtttacaaaattatttgaatgtgtattatcatgattgtttacatttggaagattcaatagatatttcaaatatattaggacatgttaaagaatctatagtagcattatatggaaaattttgtaatagatatggtttaagtgattccggatctttacaatctaccgcctcacgtagcgaaggtggtagttcacttagtagagggtataatatgcttaagagtaggcaaaaaaaataaaaaggggcaacgggtagtatttttgaattagaaaccactcaatttgagtttcgtgatgcagaacatagtactgattttgaaatcctgaagtggtggaagagtcaccaaatcgagtatccagttctcgccctcatctctcgtcaaatattagcaaccccttcttcaacggttactgttgaacaagcatttagtgctggaggattaattttggacgctcgtcgttcaagattaagcccggactctgtggaagctcaagcttgtgtcggcgattggacgagggcgaaatatcgacaccaagagttagatcgtgaacacgaattttttagcgatgatgttggagataccaccgccacgggtaccacaacgggtagcgacgattgacgatgaggtaagttggggttctcaaaggtaaaagaactacatgggctttgattcttctatccccaagaagatatgtaggcgcttaatgataattcattaagttcaagcccattccttcttctttttttttgcccatattttattacaatgtacaatttaattatattttataatttataatttataatttattatatttattttattatttattattttaaaaattattattaaaaaggaatcggaatgaaccggaaccggcccggaaccgccggttccggttcggaaccggaaccagaaTTATatacggccggttccggttccaccttttcgtggaaccgaaccgcgggttctcgaaccggaaccggcggttccaccgaaccggccgtgtctaTTGACGGCACTGGTAATTTCATATCGTTGGGAAGCGCCATGAGGCGAAAGAAGAATCATAAAAAAGGCTATTACGTAGAGAGCTCCATACCATAAACAAAGtaaaagaactttgaattttttattttccttatctTTCTATTGACGTACATAACAAGTTTAAATAGATACATAGTTACACAATGGGAACAAAAGTGATTcctcaaatcaagaaaagaataatcCTCATATTGAGGAATTcaatcaaaacaagaaaagaataatttctCAAATCGATGAAAGAATTTTAAATACAAAAATATCAAGTTGAGGAAAGTATCCTGAAGATTAATTTTATGACAATATATTATCAGGATTTACCGTAGAAGAGGAAGGCGAAGATGGCGGGATCGATGGAGAACTTGCACTCGGGGGTGTCTCTAAGCAGTGAAGTCAAAGGTAGAGCAGGCAAAATCCGTCAAGTTGGTCGAGGGAGGCAAAAGGAGGAAAGGGTGTCCTCATCGGCATTCTCAAAGTCACGGGGAAGAGGGGTATCCGACACGGACGACAAATTGTGGAAGGATGGATAGTTTATATTAATTCATGTTATAACCGGACGTCAACAAACATAGGttgtgatatttaaaattctattATATTCTATCCTCATCATTATTCTATCCGGTAAAAATGCCCCGACAAAGGCagttttattgtatttttatcaaaatcCTTTGAcctatttatgcaaatatttattcGCAAAAGCTCTTCTAAGCACACCCTTGGTGCTCAAGAATGAATTTTCCAATAGTTATACAagattaacaaaaattaaaaagaatcaACAATGTTCGAAAACTCAATGTGCGAAAGTGATGTTACGGAAAGAATTGCAGGCTCCATTTTGctcccccttttccttttcgatCGCTGGTTCATTCTAGACTCTACTGgactcttctcctcctctctgcCTCCTCCCCCAAATACCGCCATCTCCCAGTTGGCCTCCTTCCTCTGTCGTCTCAAACTCTCCGGCAGAGAGGAGCAGCAATCGTCAATCTCGTCGTCGCCCGAGGATGTTCGGGGTCGTGTTCCCCAACCGGAGCTTCCCGATCGACATCTCCACCTTCGCCCAAATCGACACCTTCCACTGGGTCCTCGACATGAACACCTTCGTCGGTAAGCTCCCCCCGCCGATTCCCTCTCCAATTTTTTTCGTCCCTCGCCCCGACCCCTGATCTGATTCCGCAAAAcccctcttctttttccccccgcGCAGGCGAAGCCTACGACCAGGTCCGAGAGATGTGCATCTTCCTCCTCAACGGCTTCACCCTCCCGCCCAACAAGGCCCTCGCCGTCTACGTCCAGTCCCCCGGGTCCCCCTTCGTCTACTGCGGCGCCGTGACCCTGTCCCGCCCCTCCGCCGTCCTCCCCCTCCCGTGGCCGGAGCCGGGGGACGCGGGGGCGGGGCAGCCGCTGCAGCTGACGTCGCCGGACGCGGCGCCGCTGTCGGCGAAGATCGGGGTGTCGGTGGAGGACGTGGGGGCGCTGGCGTCGCTGGACGTGGCGGCGGAGAGGAGGATCGAGCGGATGGCGATGAGGGTCGGGGAGAACCTGTTCAACTTCATGCAGTCGTTCTGCGGCCTGGACGGGAGCAAGCTGGTGGTGCCGACGGACATACTGGACCGGTGGTTCAAGAAGTTCCAGGAGCGGGCCAAGCGCGACCCGGAGTACCTCAAGGGCTTCGCTTTGTAGATTTCCTTCGTGTTTTCCTGGGCTTTTCTCtcgtttctcctttcttggGTTTCGTGTATGAAAAAGTCTTTACCTAACCGGTCCTTTTGCCTCGTGACTTGTCTTGAGATGAGACCACTGGATAGTGGTAAGTTATCGTTCGATGCGGTATTCCTTTTTAACTAGCtccaaaataaatggagcctaacaACGATTTCTTTGTACATCAATCTAAACGCACCTAATATTGCGCCTGATCTTTAGTTGCCGTTGTCCTCTTAACATTATTGGAATTCATGGGAAAAGGGTTCGATCTCTCTTGGGCACACAGATTAGGATGGCCGCGATAACTTGTCGTGGTCCCTGACGATCTCGAGCTGGGGTCCCCGTATTGGCAACCTCAATCTAAGGCCGTAGCGATCAAGGGCAATGTAAGTTAGGTGGCGTGCTGCCGAGTAGGAAGATGCGGTAGGCAATTATAGTTGAGTCGTGTCTTAAATAATCCAATAAGTTGGTTATAAATTCTAATAGAGTCAATAAGTAAGTATTAGGGTTATAGACATGCGCTTCAAGCTAGGTAACTATGAACGGAAAGAAAAAGAGTAGTTATGTAAATTGGGTAGGCATCAAAtggagaaagcaaaagaaagcaaGTAGTTATAATATATAGGGTAGGCataagcaaaagaaaacaaatagttATGGATATAGGGCAGGCATCAAATAGAGAAAGTGAAACTAACTTATAAAATTTAATGGCGAGAAAAGAAACGGAAGCAAGTGATTACTTAAAGTCAAGTATGATCtatcatctgaaggatcaaCACGTATTGTTTGTATATTGTAAAGCAATTTAGACGTGAATTATAGCTCAAGCCGTGGCTGTTAGATACGTGGAGTGGATGTAAGCTTTGTCAATAAgttgaaccactataaaccttctctcttaccttttttttttttcacgtctTTGCACACAATCAAATATCGTCTTGCGAAACATCCGCTTTAACCTAATCTTTACTTTTCACTTGTTTATTTCCGCATAAACCGTAAAAGTTTTTAAA is a window from the Rhodamnia argentea isolate NSW1041297 chromosome 8, ASM2092103v1, whole genome shotgun sequence genome containing:
- the LOC115745406 gene encoding protein Hikeshi; translation: MFGVVFPNRSFPIDISTFAQIDTFHWVLDMNTFVGEAYDQVREMCIFLLNGFTLPPNKALAVYVQSPGSPFVYCGAVTLSRPSAVLPLPWPEPGDAGAGQPLQLTSPDAAPLSAKIGVSVEDVGALASLDVAAERRIERMAMRVGENLFNFMQSFCGLDGSKLVVPTDILDRWFKKFQERAKRDPEYLKGFAL